In Nicotiana tabacum cultivar K326 chromosome 17, ASM71507v2, whole genome shotgun sequence, one DNA window encodes the following:
- the LOC107785877 gene encoding delta(24)-sterol reductase — MSDLEVPLRPKRKKNLVDYLVQFRWIIVIFFVLPLSFLYYFSIYLGDVRSDCKSFKKRQKEHDNNVKKVVKRLKERNASKDGLVCTARKPWVAVGMRNVDYKRARHFEVDLSPFRNVLDIDKERMVARVEPLVNMGQISRVTVPMNLSLAVVAELDDLTVGGLINGYGIEGSSHIYGLFSDTVVSYEIILADGQVVRATKDNEYSDLFYAIPWSQGTLGLLVSAEIKLIPIKEYMKLTYKPVVGNLQEIAQAYIDSFAPRDGDQDNPDKVPDFVETMVYNPTEAVCMTGRYASKEEAKQKGNVINSVGWWFKPWFYQHAQTALKRGEFVEYIPTREYYHRHTRCLYWEGKLILPFGDQWWFRYLLGWLMPPKVSLLKATQGEAIRNYYHDMHVIQDLLVPLYKVGDALEWVHREMEVYPIWLCPHRLYRLPLKTMVYPEPGFELHRRQGDSPYAQMYTDVGVYYAPGPVLRGEVYDGAEAVRQLENWLIENHGFQPQYAVSELTEKNFWRMFDGGLYEHCRKKYRAIGTFMSVYYKSKKGKKTEKEVQDAEQETAELETPEVDEPAD; from the exons ATGTCGGATCTTGAGGTTCCCCTTCGTCCCAAGAGGAAGAAGAATTTGGTGGACTATCTTGTCCAATTCAGATGGATCATTGTTATCTTCTTCGTCCTTCCTCTCTCCTTCCTGTATTACTTCTCCATATATTTAGGGGATGTTAGGTCTGATTGCAAATCTTTCAAGAAGCGTCAGAAGGAGCATGACAATAATGTTAAAAAGGTTGTGAAGCGTCTAAAAGAGAGGAATGCATCTAAGGATGGTCTTGTCTGCACAGCTAGGAAACCCTGGGTTGCTGTTGGAATGAGAAATGTGGACTACAAACGTGCTCGTCATTTTGAAGTTGATCTTTCTCCATTTAGAAACGTCCTTGACATCGACAAGGAGCGAATGGTTGCTAGAGTTGAGCCTCTAGTCAATATGGGCCAAATATCTAGAGTTACTGTCCCTATGAATCTTTCCCTTGCAGTTGTCGCTGAGCTTGATGATCTAACTGTTGGCGGTCTGATCAACGGCTATGGGATTGAAGGAAGCTCTCACATTTATGGACTGTTCTCCGATACTGTTGTGTCATATGAGATTATTCTAGCGGATGGGCAGGTAGTTAGAGCTACAAAGGACAATGAATATTCTGATCTGTTCTATGCTATACCATGGTCTCAAGGGACATTGGGGCTTCTCGTTTCAGCTGAGATCAAGCTCATTCCTATCAAGGAATACATGAAACTTACTTACAAACCAGTAGTTGGTAATCTGCAAGAGATTGCACAGGCTTATATAGATTCTTTTGCACCTAGAGACGGAGATCAGGATAATCCTGACAAGGTTCCAGATTTTGTAGAAACCATGGTGTACAATCCCACAGAAGCTGTTTGCATGACCGGTAGATATGCTTCGAAAGAAGAGGCCAAGCAGAAGGGCAATGTGATCAATAGTGTCGGTTGGTGGTTCAAACCCTGGTTTTACCAGCATGCGCAAACTGCCCTGAAGAGGGGGGAATTTGTAGAGTACATTCCAACTAGGGAATACTACCACAGGCACACAAGGTGCTTGTATTGGGAAGGGAAACTTATCCTTCCATTTGGCGATCAGTGGTGGTTTAGGTATCTTCTAGGATGGCTCATGCCGCCCAAGGTTTCTCTACTTAAAGCTACTCAAGGTGAGGCCATTAGGAACTATTACCATGACATGCATGTCATTCAGGATTTGCTTGTTCCTCTTTACAAGGTTGGAGATGCTCTCGAGTGGGTCCACCGTGAGATGGAG GTGTATCCCATCTGGCTCTGCCCACACCGACTCTACAGGCTGCCATTGAAAACCATGGTGTATCCTGAACCAGGGTTTGAGCTGCACCGCAGGCAAGGTGACTCACCATATGCTCAGATGTACACCGATGTTGGTGTCTACTATGCTCCCGGACCTGTTTTGAGGGGTGAGGTCTATGATGGTGCAGAGGCAGTCCGTCAGTTGGAGAATTGGTTGATCGAAAACCACGGATTTCAGCCACAATATGCTGTCTCCGAGCTGACAGAGAAGAACTTCTGGAGGATGTTTGATGGCGGCCTATACGAACACTGCAGGAAAAAGTACAGAGCCATTGGAACATTCATGAGCGTGTACTATAAGTCCAAGAAAGGAAAGAAGACGGAGAAGGAGGTGCAAGATGCTGAGCAAGAAACAGCTGAACTTGAGACCCCAGAAGTTGATGAGCCCGCGGATTGA